GTTGGAATGACTGTTGCTGTTGCAGTAGCGATCGAGGAATCAGCAAAAGAAGGAAAATTCTAAGAAAATTGGCTTAGAATAAGGGACTGTTCAATTTGTATAAGTTTGTTTAGATTACACAATACATTCTAAAAAACAAAAAATAATACCAGTTGTGTACATTTTGTGTACCTAAGATATAAGTGGTACACAAGTACACAGCTGGTATTTAATAAATTAGAAGCATCCATTTAAAATTTCTACATTATTTTTTCTCATTTCTTCCATTACATGACTATAAACATTCAAAGTCGTTTCGATATTTTTGTGTCCCAATCTATCTTGGACATATTTAATATCTGCACCTGCGGCTAACAAAATAGAAGCGTGTGTATGTCTTAAAGAATGAAAGTCCCAATCAGGAAGATCTAATTGATAATGAACAATTCTTCCGCAATGTTGCATAATTCTAGGCTGTATATATCTACCATCCTGGTATCTGTTTAATGGGTTGAACTCAATATAATTATCTGGATTCAATTCATCATATTCGTCAGTAATTTCTAAATCTTTTGTTAAATACAATCTTGTATACATATCTCCATAGTAATCCATATCTTTTAACATCTGCTTTTTCTTTCGTAATAGTAAATTAAATGTTTCATCGTCCAAATCTATTGTACGTTTAGAATCATATTTAGGATTAGACAAATACCAAAAATTTTTAGTATCATTATGTTGTACTTGATGATTGATAAAAATTACTTTACTTTCTTCGTCAAAGTCTTTCATAATATCAAGAGCGAAAACTTCTCCTAGTCTTAATCCACACTTATATCCTAAAATAAGAGGAATGTGCTGTGAAGTTCCCTCCGGGAATCGATCTATAATTTTCTCAAATTGCTCCTTTGTTACAGGAACACGGACTTTTTTCCTAGTTGGAACTTTTGCTTTTGCTGTTGCCATGGGTAGCTCAACTTCTTTCATAGGGTTTGATTTTAGAAATTGATATTTTGATACCGCATGTTTAAGACTTTTATTTAAAATTCCTTTTATACTGCTCAAAGTATTTCTCGAAAATCCCTCATTAAATTTATCGTTTATAAAATCTTGAAGAATAATTGGTGTCAACGAAGTTATTCGATATTTCCCTAGTACCGGATCAATATAAAGTCTAATTTTTTTACGGTATCCATGTACTGTCTGTGGATTCAAATTCACATCACAATATTGCTCCAACCATATCTCAAGATAATCATGAAGAGATATATCATTTTCTTTTACGACAATTCCTGCGTTATCGTAATCCGCTTTCGCCTTTGTGCCCGCTTCCAATGCAGCACCCTTTGTGTCAAAACCACTTTTAGATATTCGTTGCCTTTTGCCTCCTACTTTTGCAATTTCAAATATATACTGCCACTTTTTGCCACGTTTAATTGCTCGTACTTCAGCCATTTTGCACCTCCAAACATATATTCGTATACACATTATACACGAATTAGTACCATTTGTAAAATGAAGGATACAAAAAGGTAAAAAAATGGGTAGAAGAGGAATTAACCTCAACTACCCATAAAATAATAGTTATAATTAACTAACCGTTATGTATAAAGATATCAACGCTTTCTTAGATAGATGTAGTATCTTTCCTGTTTAGAACCGCCATCAGTCTCGCGTACCACGGAGCGCTTGGACTCCATTTGTAGCACGGCATATCTTTTCCGTTGTTGTCCTTGTAAATCTGCTGAACGATTTTCAGCTCGTCCGGATGCGCCAATGTGATTACTTTTTGACCGTCAAAATAATACACTGCACCTTTTCCCTCTACTGTAAATAAACATTTCATCTCTTCTTCTCCTTCCTGTTCGATTCCTGTATTCTGGTTATTTTTTTGTTCGCTGCATGCAGACGCTCTACTGTCAATCGCCTTTGCAATCAGCTCCGCAATTCCTTTTGTACCTAAATTTCGATACCGTGCTACATCACCTGTGCCAGTGCAGAATAATGTCTCCACGATCATGCCAGGCATATTAGATGCATTCAGATCATGG
This window of the Mediterraneibacter gnavus ATCC 29149 genome carries:
- a CDS encoding tyrosine-type recombinase/integrase, yielding MAEVRAIKRGKKWQYIFEIAKVGGKRQRISKSGFDTKGAALEAGTKAKADYDNAGIVVKENDISLHDYLEIWLEQYCDVNLNPQTVHGYRKKIRLYIDPVLGKYRITSLTPIILQDFINDKFNEGFSRNTLSSIKGILNKSLKHAVSKYQFLKSNPMKEVELPMATAKAKVPTRKKVRVPVTKEQFEKIIDRFPEGTSQHIPLILGYKCGLRLGEVFALDIMKDFDEESKVIFINHQVQHNDTKNFWYLSNPKYDSKRTIDLDDETFNLLLRKKKQMLKDMDYYGDMYTRLYLTKDLEITDEYDELNPDNYIEFNPLNRYQDGRYIQPRIMQHCGRIVHYQLDLPDWDFHSLRHTHASILLAAGADIKYVQDRLGHKNIETTLNVYSHVMEEMRKNNVEILNGCF
- a CDS encoding N-acetylmuramoyl-L-alanine amidase, producing the protein MKIGLRGGHSPNCKGAIGLIDEQVEVRKIYNELAPMLQAVGHTVVDCNSNASNVSGELSDGTNKANSAGCDIYVTLHMNAAGAESAGGTEVWLYDASNQTMNTIASNICQNFANKGFANRGVKYSSGYHDLNASNMPGMIVETLFCTGTGDVARYRNLGTKGIAELIAKAIDSRASACSEQKNNQNTGIEQEGEEEMKCLFTVEGKGAVYYFDGQKVITLAHPDELKIVQQIYKDNNGKDMPCYKWSPSAPWYARLMAVLNRKDTTSI